The Acanthopagrus latus isolate v.2019 chromosome 20, fAcaLat1.1, whole genome shotgun sequence genomic sequence atcagcaaactagTAGTGATTGTTCTcattacaaagaaaagaacCATAATACATCGAAAAGACAGAGTGTTCTTAGTTGTGTCTCGGAAAAACCTCCATCACCCTACCCCTCTGTCTAAACAACAATTGGGACACCTAGGCGTAAATGCCCAAAACGAGAGGAAGGACTGAGTGGTAAGGACAAGGGCTGTATTGGGATTGGGCCTAAGAATTGTAGTGTTTTCGTTATCTTAGAATGATCCACGTTTCAACCTAGCACCGACCTTAAAGTGGGCCTCACATTTCACTAACAGCGAATATAATCACGCTGCCAGATGCCACCAAATCCCACACACTGGTGCTTTAAGCCACAAAGTGACAGTACTAAGACATCATAGTTTCAAGGCACAGAACAAACATTCAGAAAGTCATTTTCATCTCtaacaaaagctgaaagcaTTAATAAATAACAGCTcataatatatttatatcatgACCCTGAGAATATAAAACTCACtggctttttcttgtttttcgaAGCTTTATTGTACAAAAGTTTCTCTTCAGTGATATTTGACTGACTAGTGCTGCAAAATACCTGTAAATGAACAAGAAAAGGCAATAGAAAGTATTTAGTAGCCATGTTAGTGCTGTATGTAGTTTTACATCATGAATTCCCAGTTACTTTCTTCAGTACCTGACCAGGTTCATTGGGCTTTATTCTATCGCTtcattttccttgttttgtccTTGTCAAGAGGTATAAAAGAGGTATAAAACAACCCTCCCTACACTTGGGTAACCAGTGGTTCCCTCAGATACATATTTCCTCCTCTGAACTCTGGGCTCTGCCCTGTACACAGTCCACCAAGTAGAGTCCCATTCAAAGGGTTGCAGATGCCCTCAATGGCATAATAATCTCCCTCTGGATCCCTATCCCCttcttccatttcttcttcttctggctCCTTGTCATCCCACAGATCTGTCTTGACATGAGTGTACTCGGTTTGATCCTCGCATTCAGTCTCCCGGTGGTAGAAGTAGCTAAAGTTGGACACTATGACAGGCACTGGCAACGAGATGGTAAGCACACCAGCGATAGCACACATTGAGCCTACCAATTTACCCCACACTGTCTCAGGGTACATGTCACCATAGCCAACTGTGGTCATGGTGACAACCGCCCACCAGAAGGCGTGTGGTATACTGATGAAGGCTGTGTTGGTGTGGTCAGCTTCAGCAAAGTAGATGGCGCTGGAGAAGAGGATGACGCCAATAAATAGGAAGAAAATTAGCAGGCCCAGCTCACGCATGCTGGCCCTGAGTGTCTGACCAAGGATCTGGAGGCCCTTTGAGTGACGAGACAACTTGAAGATCCTGAACACCCTCACTAACCTGATGACTCTGATGATGGCCAGCGATGTGGCTGGAGAGGCATCACTGTCTTTGGCCAGCTCTGTTCCCAGAGTGACAAAATAGGGCAGGATGGCACTGAAATCGATGATGTTCATAACATCCTTGAAGAAGGATGTCTTGCTGGGTGAGCAAGTGAAGCGCATGAAGAGCTCAAAGGAGAACCAGCATATACATATGGTCTCCACCAGGAAGAATGGGTCAGTGAAAAcactgggaggaggaggcatgTTCTGGGATATATTTTTTGCAAGGCCGTGGTACTTGTAGAAATATTCCTAAAGGGAAGGagacaagacagacaggaaagatATAATACATACTTATAAAGGGTAGCATGCAAGTATCACCTTACACAGATAGCAAAACTGTCCCAGACACTTTCATCCAGATGACATACCGCatggaatgatggcacttggGCGGTCCACTCCTGAACTGGCCCATATTTAGGTCACAGGTCATTTCTATTCTGGAGGCTGGACCCGGCCCAGACTTGGATCCGTTCTGGTTCATTTGGTCTGCTCTTGGCTGACATGGCCTGCTTGTGGCTCAAATCTAGCCAACAGGAGTGGACTGCCAAAGTGCCATCATAGTGGTATGTCGGTCGGAAGGATGTGTCAGGAGTGGGACAGATCGGGACCACAACAATTTCGCTATCTgggaagtgaaaaaaacataattatactTTGTACTGTACTTTTACAATTGTTCGCTAAAACTTAGATAATTTAACACCACTTACAGGAGAAGtacaacattttgggaaatatgctgaCTCCCCTTCTTGCTAAGAAGATTGatactttcacttttttgtaCAGTACTGAGCTAAGAGAGAAGCAGTTAGCTTAACCTAGCACAAATACTGGAAGACTGTTAGCTTGACTatacaaaaaactaaacaacagAATCCAAAACCTGCAAGGGAGTTCTCACAGCTGTCCAAAACGCTGAACTAACCAAGTCAGCGTTATTGTTACATGTGTATATTTGATCTTGCTAGCTCTGGTTTGTTTCACATTGTTATAGTGCAAGAACATTAGAGAActgtaaatacatacatacatgcatgttattttctgtaacatatatatatatacacacatatatatatatatatgtatatgtatatgtatatgtatatatgtgtgtgtgtgtgtgtgtgtgtgtgtgtgtgtgtgtgtgtgtgtgtgtgtgtatatttatatattttttttaaaaatttttaaTGTTCATTAGTAGAGCTTAAGGCAGAGCCAGGCTAACTGTTCCCTCATTTTAGCAGTCTTTAATGCTAAGcaaagctaacaagctagcgGCTTCAGCTCCACATTGCCCATACCGCCAGGAAAGTGGCATCTATCCTCTCATCTAACACTCGGCAAGAAAGCAATTAAACTATTCCTGTATGTGTGGGGGTATTGCTAGATGTtcttttatgtcatttttacGAACTGCTACTGATAAACTGTTCTCATGCTACTCTAATAAACTACAGTGAACTTTAGTATGTAGTCCACCGCCTCACTGGCTCTCACTTTTGACAACATCATAAAAGCGTTCGACATCTGCGGTATTACATTTCAATCATTGCTGCACCTAGCTCTTTTTTCAGCCCACCTGTCTCTCCATTTTCCATGTCAGTTAGCATTACATTCAAGCATTGGATAGTGGCCGTTTAAAGCGTCTTACAATTAACATCAACTTAAAAGTGTGAAAACGGATGATACGGATATAAACAGATCAGTTTAGTATGCTGTAATGGGCTGTGTGTAACATATAAAGTTTCAGGGTAGTTCAAATAAACCGAGAGTATTTCTTATGACTTTCAGTAGCAGGTCATCGACAGTGTTTATTGCTGAAGGTGGACATCTATGTGTTGATCCGCTCCAAGGGCTCTCCTAAGACTAAATATAACCCCGTGAGATCTCCGAAGAGAAACACGAGAGCGTCTTGCTGCAACGTTTCTCATCCGTCTCCACCTTTGTCGCTATCCCATCTCCCTCTGCACCCATGGACACGGCAGTTTTGCTCTGACTTGGACTGGAGTAAGTTACAGTAGTTTCCTGGCAGCTCCCTCGTGCAAAGGCAGCTTGGCCTAGCGCAGCAGTCCTGGAGGAATGTGTTAACATGACCCAACGTACGCTTGTCATCCTGTGAGACCTTTTAGTCTCCGGTTCTAAGCCACCGGAAGGCTTTGGCTCACCTTTGCCGATGTGTTCGGTCACTTGTGTGACCTTTGTTTTAACACACCTAACCATCTCCGTCCCCtgtctttcctttctctccatttatttgtatttcaagCTTTACTCCCATTACTCCCTGTACCCTTTAGCACTTCCTGACTCCGAGTGTATCAAATTTAATAGCCCGACTAAAATAATCATTCTGTGAGCTTCCTGgggtctctctccctctctctctggtctGCTTCCAGGTATATTGGCAAATAGTTCGCCCTATGTCAGTAATTTTCCTCTCAGCACACTGTAGTAGTCACCAAGTGTGTGTTTACCCAAACACCTGCTTCCTGTGATATCATGTTTCTTGTCTGAGCCAGGCGGTCACACACATCCCATTCAAGACCTTGTACCCAGGTGTTTAGATTGGCATGATACTGAACATTAAAAAGTGAGAGGTCGGATTACTTTTCAAGAGTAAGCCTCTGTAAAATGATTACAGACAATAGGCACTCTCACCTCAGCCTCTTACCTTTTACCTATCTTAcacaaatttgacatttttacttgatTTGATCCAGAGCTTCTAACTCTGCAACACATAATCAAACCCTTTATTCTATTCTCCCAAACATAGAGTGCTCtctaagctaaaaaaaaaaagtaacttcctggagaaagatagtaGATTGTTGAGCGTTATCCCAAGTTGTCAAATACTCGCACTTTATGATGGCAGCTCAGTTTGGATGCCAACCCAGAGTGTCAATGTTTGATCACCTGGGGataagactcaacaatcaaccatctttctccggaagttgcttttttttcccctacctCTCGTGACTCTTTCTCATTCCTGAATTCGGGAAGCGTCTCCAGGCAGAAGATGAGGATGGACACCACAATGACCATAACACTGATGATTGCTATGATACGTGCGCCCGATGAGGACTCGGGATGCTCAAACAGCATCCACAGTCTTTTCTGGATTTCGTTGGTCGGCAGcgagctctcctcctctttcgGAAAACCTTCGTCCTCCTTGAAGCGGTTCATGATCTCCTCTCCAAGCTCGTAGAAGAGCAGCTCATCCATGAAGATGTCCAGGGGTATGTTGGCCGGCCTCCGAAGCCTCCCGCCTGActggtaaaaatacaaaatggcaTCGAAGCAGGCCCGATTGCGGTCCAGGAAGAGCTCGTTACGAAGCGGGTCAAAGTACCGCGACCTTCGCCTGGGGTCACCAAGCAAGGAGTCAGGGAATTGGGCTAAGGTGCGAAGCTGAGTTTCATAACGCATCCCTGAGACATTAATGGCCAGTCTTTCACTCAGCGCCCATCCATTCCTCCACAGAGACCCGGAACGTCggctctctttcttcttctctgtttcgTTCCCTTTgatctccttctctcctttctcctcgcTGTTGAGCTGGTTCTTCAGCTGTTTATCGTTCTCTCCATCGCTCTCTTTCCTTCCACCTCCTCTTTCGTCTTCATGTGGGTCACTGCTGTCCATGCCAAGCCAGGGAATACAACACACCACTTTCCTGAGAATTTGTAGGACTTAAAAGCAAACCGTGTCTGAAAGCAGAGTGATAGTTCCATCAGTGGGTTTGGTTTTTCAGTTGATTAAAGCATTAAGCAAATGGCTTAAGGGGAGATACTgtactgtgaacacacacattcgcCCCAGAAAGTGGCTGAAACCGCTTTGAAATGTATAAGTAAAAGGGGAACGACAAGAAATGCTAGTACCCAGttagaaaaggaaaacatttactCACTATGTgtaaaacagctgctgacagagacTAATGGCAGGATGAAAATTCACATTGTTCTCTCCCGTGGCTCATCAGGTTgtccatctttctttctgtcatcaTGTCCGTGTGTTTCATACAAGTCTTTGTTTGGCTTGTCTGCTCTACTTCCAGTCCAACGACAGTCCAGCTAAACCCCTCTGACCGGGTCGTACACAAACTGTGCTTCCAGTAGTTTGCCCAGGGAGCGTCCACGATCGTGtcctgtccctctctgcctcacGTTGTCTGTCTTGAAATTTTTTGGGAATGCTGTCCCGCTGAAATTCAATCTCTGCTTGAGCTCTCCAACCCCTCCCTGTCCTTTCCCTCCATTTTAGCTATGGGGCAAGGCAACCTTCAACCTCACTATCAAATGTCACCTCTGCCTGGCACTGCATAGTGTTGGCCTCTCTAACAAGCGAGGTACTCTGACTGACAGAGGTCTCACTGTTAATTAACTCAggagtgtttacatttttttgatttatctatttaaatgtgtgtcatttagaaataaagaaaaaacattggaGCATTGGGGATAGTCATAAAATACATATACCCACTATAcaactttaatatttaatgttagaTACTTATGTTTCATTGCTAATTTTGCAAGACAACTTTACTGTATATGGATCACCTCACCTTGTTTTACATTCATGTGGGGGATTTTTACTGGCATTACATTGGTGTATGTTGGTTGTTAATATTGCAAAAGCagcttttcttccttttttcaatTAATCAAAGTCATAAATTTATAATGTTATCTAAATCTTAAATAAGACTGCATGCGTGTGTTGAAAGTTATACAGCTGTGACATAATCATTCAAAATAATTTTCGAGGTTACACTGTTGTATCTGACTGTATCATATTACTCTgacatgtgtgtgcatatatttatataccTTCCTGACATGCTGCTACTAATCTCACCACTGTCATTTTCCTTGACAAAGTGCTACTGCAATGTTATTTCAAGTACAACAACAGTTGTGAGTAGCATTTGTGCATTGTCTGTTATGTTTAATGACTCGTGTGTAGTTGCTATTTCATTTCTGAAGTTTTCTTGAAGTTTCTCTACGTATCTGTACCTAGgctatttttgtctttgtgtataaatgtgtgtgtgtgtgtgtgtgtgtgtgtgtgtgtgtgtgtgtgtgtgtgtgtgtgtgtgtgtgtgtgtgtgtgtgtgtgtgtgtgtgtatatatgtatatatatatgcaaagaagaaaagaacaaagaatCCTTTAAACAGCAAGATGGGTGTTACGGTCCTGCATTTGTGTTGTAATATAAGATTATTTACCATTTACCGACACACACCTAAATCACACATTATAATctgcaaacatgaaaacaaatttaaaaagtcTTTCAATATCTTCtttcaccacaaaaacaaaaaacaaaaagattgcTCAACCTACCTTGTCTcttaaattgattatttttaataCAGATTTCTTCATGTAATCAAACAATATCTCACCCATACAGTACACAAGTAGTTAATTTG encodes the following:
- the LOC119009381 gene encoding potassium voltage-gated channel subfamily A member 7 — encoded protein: MDSSDPHEDERGGGRKESDGENDKQLKNQLNSEEKGEKEIKGNETEKKKESRRSGSLWRNGWALSERLAINVSGMRYETQLRTLAQFPDSLLGDPRRRSRYFDPLRNELFLDRNRACFDAILYFYQSGGRLRRPANIPLDIFMDELLFYELGEEIMNRFKEDEGFPKEEESSLPTNEIQKRLWMLFEHPESSSGARIIAIISVMVIVVSILIFCLETLPEFRNEKESREEYFYKYHGLAKNISQNMPPPPSVFTDPFFLVETICICWFSFELFMRFTCSPSKTSFFKDVMNIIDFSAILPYFVTLGTELAKDSDASPATSLAIIRVIRLVRVFRIFKLSRHSKGLQILGQTLRASMRELGLLIFFLFIGVILFSSAIYFAEADHTNTAFISIPHAFWWAVVTMTTVGYGDMYPETVWGKLVGSMCAIAGVLTISLPVPVIVSNFSYFYHRETECEDQTEYTHVKTDLWDDKEPEEEEMEEGDRDPEGDYYAIEGICNPLNGTLLGGLCTGQSPEFRGGNMYLREPLVTQV